A region of Maridesulfovibrio sp. DNA encodes the following proteins:
- a CDS encoding MG2 domain-containing protein, which translates to MDRGPTPFKDKKNVIIALLLMLCIIQAAGLLKAKYDSVSARMESGEGVKITDVSLDSQGYSQLLLSFDMPIGPEAPSYALKKAPAVITPEVKGEWRWINPYALRFTADPAFKGDTRFTIEVKPENFLLKGQVLSGETKFSVQTGSFGVKEINMRTEPVAGQGRKVRIEGDINFSNYVTPENTLKNLSLTGPEGKEIPLSITTNYDDYYQRFVSAPIEKETEPKTYILKISKDLPDGPGAMVLGKDYEKKIDVVFDPVLSYSGYKAESSLSGARIELGFSSPVIPAQGLEMLTIKPAVKISSTASGNKLILSGPFKPGNKYSVTLKKGLTAADGALLEKAITEDIAIPDITPTADFSAAGMFLSESGYKTLGIETVNTREVDIAVDRVFPNNLFSLFTHYGYMAFDPDTYGGGISAALGNRIFSGRLKTPGQKNEKTTTPLSIKSFIAEGGKGLYRIAATIPGKGQGVQRWVMITDLGVVAKQGEDETLFWISSLSNLKPVVDAKVQLISNRNQILATGTTNSRGMLVLKDKEMRKDLGSPYMAVVTRKNDMTFMLMDRFATERSGLDIAGQKLSSKGLTAFTYGERTLYRPGETVKGVAVIRNRKLQPPKKMPVVLIYSDQRGRELFRRTLHTDDQGMVEFKRSIPDYSPTGQFNIKLLAGDERIGNFRYSVEDFMPDRISAEIITSAPASIGQDLNFEVEGRYLFGPPAEGLPVSARVMLEPAQFNPEGYENYRFNTDESSFKPREILKTETKLDESGKFTFAASIPANLKSDSAIQARLTARVSETGGRGVTASKTEPVSISSFYPGLKRLTKQGYEQGESVNLDYITLTPQGEKTKAGKLLMKLYRDRWQTIVRATPSGSYRYVTERDPQLMETREISASGATGSFKVSPTEFGSYRVILSDPESGVSAQADFFCGGWGYSPWALENPARLEIIPTRKGDYKPGEMAEYQIRTPFAGRMLVAIEDNSIRWTKTLEVKGNTATIKVPVQKGISTNAYVTATLIRSMNKLETGSSARAIGAIPLFVNRESHRLGINITCPKTTRPERTVAFQVQTKPGSKLTIAAVDEGILRLSAQKTPSPFDYFYAKRALDVRWADTFGLLMPDAGPINKAAAGGGMELAMMKQFAGSSAIRRVKPVTFWSGIITADQHGKAVFNAEIPEFSGALRIMVVVSDGMNFGSTSKIMTVRSPLMVTPTLPRFLAPGETFDIPLSVRNDTPKDGKFNLALAASGALQQDMQINDFAIPQGRQKTAFFNVKTGAALGPAAFKFSAEGNNETAGSSIDLNVRAALPVQRSSESGFIKSKSTVLPAKLEGMRVGTAERTLLVGSQPMLRLAGKLDYLLHYPYGCAEQTVSQAFPLLKFPELARELSPKSFEKESPQFMVQSALSRLSMMQTGDGGFSMWPGGYRSEPWVSVYVLHFLQQATISGYQVDSMLLNRVKQYVAGNYADTIRDNYSYRLPCYAQYVLARSGKVMHGPMNYLRERKTAEMDKLSLTLLAGAFAASGDMAAYRELISAKPAPVKGKDKDQLFSSEIRDLALELLVRMEADRKDDAIPQLADKLYNLMADQSYNVTQDNALGFLALGTFFAQTKSVPHPGGKIMSGEKELASFETNGTAQITVKGAAPLSIELDSSPAEGTFVWAVNNRAIPTIESWKPYSNGLEITREFLSRDGEPLDINSITQGQLVAMRTVVTSTGKPVPNTVISCLLPSGLEPENTRLATREDLPWLGEGNVQPDHVDIRDDRILVFSDIPAKGKIENVTLLRAVTRGEFKVPPVQVEGMYDPEKSAATALGKMIIK; encoded by the coding sequence ATGGACAGAGGACCAACCCCGTTCAAAGACAAAAAAAATGTCATCATCGCCTTGTTACTCATGCTCTGCATAATTCAAGCTGCAGGGTTACTCAAAGCCAAATATGATTCAGTCTCTGCGAGAATGGAGTCCGGTGAGGGTGTAAAAATTACTGATGTAAGCCTGGACAGTCAGGGGTATTCACAACTGCTGCTCTCTTTTGACATGCCCATAGGACCGGAAGCACCGTCGTACGCCTTGAAAAAAGCCCCGGCAGTCATAACCCCGGAAGTAAAAGGAGAATGGCGCTGGATCAATCCCTACGCCTTGCGTTTTACTGCCGATCCGGCTTTCAAGGGCGATACCCGCTTCACCATAGAAGTGAAGCCTGAAAATTTCCTTTTAAAGGGTCAGGTCCTCAGCGGAGAGACAAAATTCAGCGTCCAGACCGGAAGTTTCGGGGTTAAAGAAATAAACATGCGCACCGAGCCTGTAGCCGGTCAAGGACGCAAAGTCCGCATTGAAGGGGATATCAATTTCAGTAATTACGTGACCCCGGAAAACACCCTCAAAAACCTTTCCCTGACCGGACCGGAAGGAAAGGAAATACCTTTAAGCATAACTACCAATTATGATGACTACTACCAGCGTTTTGTCAGTGCACCAATTGAAAAAGAAACCGAACCGAAAACATACATCCTCAAAATAAGCAAAGATCTCCCCGACGGTCCCGGCGCCATGGTGTTGGGCAAAGATTATGAAAAAAAAATCGACGTGGTTTTCGATCCGGTGCTGTCATATTCAGGGTACAAGGCCGAAAGCTCACTTTCCGGGGCGAGGATAGAGCTGGGCTTTTCCAGTCCGGTCATCCCCGCACAAGGTCTCGAGATGTTAACCATCAAACCTGCCGTCAAAATATCCTCTACCGCCTCGGGTAATAAACTAATCCTTTCCGGGCCTTTCAAGCCGGGTAATAAATACTCCGTCACCCTTAAGAAAGGACTCACTGCTGCGGACGGTGCCCTGCTTGAAAAAGCAATCACAGAAGACATCGCCATCCCGGACATTACCCCAACTGCAGACTTTTCAGCTGCAGGCATGTTCCTGTCCGAATCCGGATACAAAACTCTTGGAATAGAAACCGTCAACACTCGCGAAGTGGATATTGCAGTGGACCGCGTTTTCCCCAACAACCTGTTTTCGCTGTTCACCCATTACGGCTATATGGCCTTTGACCCCGACACATACGGTGGCGGAATTTCCGCGGCACTGGGCAACCGCATTTTCTCCGGCAGGCTTAAAACACCCGGCCAAAAAAACGAGAAGACAACTACTCCCTTATCCATAAAAAGCTTTATCGCCGAGGGTGGTAAAGGACTTTACCGTATTGCAGCAACAATTCCGGGCAAAGGACAGGGAGTGCAGCGCTGGGTAATGATCACCGACCTCGGTGTGGTTGCCAAGCAGGGAGAGGATGAAACCCTGTTCTGGATTTCATCACTCTCGAACCTCAAGCCCGTGGTCGATGCCAAGGTGCAGTTGATCAGCAACCGGAACCAGATTTTGGCAACCGGAACAACCAACTCTCGCGGCATGCTCGTGCTTAAAGATAAAGAGATGCGCAAAGATCTGGGCAGCCCTTACATGGCAGTTGTTACCCGCAAAAACGACATGACCTTCATGCTCATGGACCGCTTCGCCACAGAACGCTCCGGACTGGATATTGCCGGACAAAAACTCTCTTCCAAGGGACTGACCGCCTTCACTTATGGGGAGCGCACCCTCTACCGCCCCGGTGAGACCGTCAAAGGGGTCGCTGTAATCAGGAACCGCAAACTTCAGCCGCCCAAGAAAATGCCTGTGGTGCTGATTTATTCGGACCAGCGCGGACGGGAACTTTTTCGCCGCACCCTGCATACCGATGATCAGGGGATGGTTGAATTCAAACGTTCCATTCCCGATTATTCACCCACCGGACAATTCAATATTAAACTCCTTGCCGGGGACGAACGTATCGGAAACTTCCGCTATTCCGTGGAAGATTTCATGCCTGACCGTATCAGCGCTGAAATCATAACCTCCGCCCCTGCCTCCATTGGACAGGACCTTAATTTCGAAGTGGAAGGACGCTATCTGTTCGGCCCTCCGGCTGAAGGACTTCCGGTCAGTGCACGGGTAATGCTTGAACCAGCACAGTTTAATCCCGAAGGATACGAAAATTACCGTTTCAACACAGACGAAAGCTCTTTCAAACCCCGCGAGATCCTCAAGACCGAAACCAAGCTGGACGAATCCGGAAAATTTACCTTTGCCGCATCCATTCCGGCCAACCTCAAGTCGGATTCCGCAATTCAGGCCCGGCTGACTGCACGGGTCAGTGAAACCGGAGGGCGCGGTGTTACGGCTTCAAAAACAGAACCGGTAAGTATCTCCAGCTTCTACCCCGGTCTGAAAAGACTTACCAAACAGGGGTACGAACAAGGAGAATCCGTAAACCTCGACTACATAACCCTGACCCCGCAAGGCGAAAAAACCAAGGCCGGAAAGCTGCTCATGAAACTTTACCGCGACCGCTGGCAGACTATTGTCCGAGCCACTCCGTCCGGTTCATACAGATATGTGACAGAACGCGACCCTCAACTTATGGAGACACGCGAAATTTCCGCTAGCGGCGCAACCGGATCATTCAAGGTAAGCCCGACGGAATTCGGCAGCTACCGGGTAATCCTCAGTGATCCTGAATCCGGGGTTTCCGCTCAGGCCGATTTCTTCTGCGGAGGCTGGGGGTATTCACCGTGGGCACTGGAAAACCCGGCCCGCCTTGAGATCATCCCCACCCGCAAAGGTGACTACAAACCCGGAGAGATGGCTGAATACCAGATTCGCACCCCCTTTGCAGGACGCATGCTGGTTGCCATTGAAGATAACTCGATCCGCTGGACCAAAACCCTTGAAGTCAAAGGGAACACCGCAACCATCAAGGTGCCTGTGCAAAAGGGCATAAGCACAAATGCTTACGTAACCGCTACCCTGATCCGCTCGATGAACAAACTCGAAACTGGGTCCAGCGCGCGGGCAATAGGGGCAATCCCCCTTTTCGTAAACCGGGAAAGTCATAGGCTCGGCATCAACATCACCTGCCCCAAGACCACCCGTCCGGAACGTACTGTGGCCTTTCAGGTCCAGACCAAGCCCGGATCAAAGCTGACAATTGCTGCTGTGGATGAAGGTATTTTGCGCCTGTCCGCTCAGAAAACACCCAGCCCCTTTGACTACTTCTACGCCAAACGGGCACTGGACGTACGCTGGGCCGATACTTTCGGGCTGCTCATGCCTGATGCCGGACCGATCAACAAAGCTGCTGCTGGCGGTGGTATGGAACTGGCCATGATGAAGCAATTCGCAGGAAGTTCTGCAATCCGCAGAGTCAAACCTGTAACCTTCTGGTCCGGCATAATAACGGCAGACCAGCACGGCAAGGCTGTTTTCAATGCCGAGATTCCCGAATTCAGCGGAGCCTTGCGTATCATGGTTGTTGTCAGTGACGGCATGAATTTCGGCTCAACATCGAAGATCATGACCGTGCGTTCGCCGCTCATGGTCACTCCGACCCTGCCCCGTTTCCTGGCTCCTGGAGAAACCTTCGACATTCCCTTAAGTGTACGCAACGATACTCCCAAAGACGGCAAGTTCAATCTCGCCCTTGCTGCCAGCGGAGCTTTGCAACAGGACATGCAAATTAACGATTTTGCAATACCGCAAGGCAGACAGAAGACCGCATTCTTCAACGTAAAAACCGGAGCAGCACTCGGCCCGGCGGCCTTCAAATTCTCAGCAGAAGGCAATAATGAAACTGCCGGTAGCAGCATCGACCTGAATGTCCGCGCGGCCCTGCCTGTACAACGTTCATCAGAATCCGGTTTCATTAAAAGCAAATCCACCGTCCTTCCCGCAAAACTGGAGGGCATGCGTGTAGGTACTGCCGAACGCACTCTGCTCGTCGGCAGCCAGCCCATGCTCAGACTTGCAGGCAAGCTTGATTATCTGCTCCACTACCCATACGGGTGCGCGGAACAGACTGTTTCGCAGGCATTTCCGTTGCTCAAATTCCCGGAACTGGCCCGTGAATTATCACCTAAGTCTTTTGAGAAGGAATCCCCGCAATTCATGGTTCAGTCAGCCCTGAGCAGGTTATCCATGATGCAGACTGGTGACGGCGGATTTTCCATGTGGCCCGGCGGTTACCGGTCCGAACCATGGGTATCTGTTTACGTGCTGCATTTCCTGCAGCAAGCCACTATTTCCGGTTATCAGGTGGACAGCATGCTTCTCAACCGGGTCAAGCAATATGTAGCCGGCAACTACGCCGACACCATCCGCGACAACTATTCCTACCGTCTGCCCTGCTACGCCCAGTATGTGCTGGCCCGTTCCGGCAAGGTTATGCACGGTCCCATGAACTACCTGCGAGAACGCAAAACAGCAGAGATGGACAAGCTTTCCCTGACCCTGCTGGCAGGTGCTTTCGCTGCTTCCGGCGACATGGCTGCCTACCGGGAACTGATCTCCGCCAAACCTGCTCCGGTAAAAGGCAAGGATAAGGATCAGTTATTCAGTTCCGAAATACGCGATCTTGCCCTTGAACTGCTGGTACGCATGGAAGCAGACCGCAAAGATGACGCCATCCCGCAACTGGCCGACAAGCTTTACAACCTGATGGCAGACCAAAGCTACAACGTCACACAGGACAATGCATTAGGTTTCCTTGCTCTGGGGACCTTCTTTGCCCAAACCAAATCCGTTCCTCATCCGGGTGGGAAAATTATGAGCGGTGAAAAGGAACTTGCTTCTTTTGAAACCAATGGGACCGCACAGATAACCGTAAAAGGAGCTGCCCCGCTTTCCATTGAGCTGGACTCCTCTCCAGCGGAAGGAACATTTGTATGGGCCGTCAACAACCGAGCAATACCGACCATTGAAAGTTGGAAACCATATTCCAACGGTCTTGAAATCACACGAGAGTTCCTGTCCCGCGACGGAGAGCCTCTGGACATAAATTCCATCACGCAGGGCCAGTTGGTAGCCATGCGCACAGTGGTAACATCAACCGGGAAGCCTGTTCCCAATACGGTAATCAGCTGCCTGCTGCCCTCCGGACTTGAACCGGAAAATACCAGACTCGCCACCCGCGAAGATCTGCCTTGGCTCGGCGAGGGTAACGTTCAGCCCGATCATGTGGACATTCGGGATGACCGGATCCTTGTCTTTTCCGACATTCCTGCAAAAGGCAAAATCGAAAACGTGACCCTGCTGCGCGCCGTGACTCGGGGAGAATTCAAAGTTCCCCCTGTACAGGTGGAAGGTATGTACGATCCTGAAAAATCCGCAGCTACTGCATTAGGTAAGATGATTATTAAATAA
- the pbpC gene encoding penicillin-binding protein 1C yields the protein MRKKYLFIFVGVLFFLIASFFALDFLFPFPEHKLHPPVASVIRDHEGKVLRIFLPPDGARRMHADFDKISPVLKKTLIASEDQWFQSHPGINPVSIIRAAIMNITAGRVVSGASTIPMQIARMAEPKNRTLWSKIIEAFRALQLKRHHSNDELLEFYLNMLPYGGNIVGVGAACHFYFGHGPETLSLCEAALLTTIPRGPVFYDPLRNPEQAREGRNRVMRQLAEKGVFPVKEIERNMKLPLPDSILPVPLKAPHFCRMVLERNGRIPDTATTLDSNLQQTAQEVLKTHVARLRGDDIDNAACVIIHIPSREIRALVGSADFFEKGFGGAINLTNTKRSPGSTLKPFIYGLAFDQGKLVPDSFVYDIPVDYAGYSPENYDRIYHGQVTVRQALAKSLNIPAVNTLAKTGIVEFIDLLKKGGISTLDKKPMQYGLPIALGGCEIKLTELTNLYASLADGGKFKPYTVTPEENNISAQILSPQTAWLVLEMLSSVTRPEMNETWMLTRDMPETAWKTGTSFGHRDAWAVGISGDYAIGVWVGNPDGRPRKEISGAVHAGPLLFDLLRMAAPGGKLPPPPEGYGISEVEVCAHSRQLPGPFCTKRTTIRTLSGKTKLHPCDECRQIFVDGKSGYRISGECLGRKGIKTKIIRTIPAKLARWRAENNLEIPQLPPLALDCGLIPSGTAPKIISPAANTPYLLRKDTPLKFQQIALKAEAGPDSGTLYWFLDGRLVSQGKSNEKLFTEITVGKHRISVSDEIGRVDAVEFEVR from the coding sequence ATGAGAAAGAAATATCTTTTTATATTTGTTGGAGTGTTATTCTTTCTGATCGCATCTTTTTTTGCGCTTGATTTTCTTTTCCCCTTTCCTGAACACAAACTGCATCCTCCCGTGGCCTCGGTTATCAGGGATCATGAAGGCAAAGTTTTGCGTATCTTTCTGCCTCCGGACGGAGCGCGGCGCATGCATGCTGATTTTGATAAGATTTCACCTGTACTGAAAAAGACCCTGATTGCTTCGGAAGACCAATGGTTTCAATCGCATCCGGGGATTAATCCGGTTTCAATCATCCGTGCGGCAATTATGAATATTACTGCCGGACGCGTTGTATCAGGGGCCTCGACCATTCCCATGCAGATTGCCCGTATGGCTGAGCCCAAAAATCGGACTTTGTGGTCAAAAATTATAGAGGCTTTTCGGGCCTTACAGCTCAAACGGCATCACTCCAACGACGAGTTACTGGAATTCTACCTGAACATGCTTCCATACGGCGGCAATATCGTCGGTGTGGGTGCGGCCTGTCATTTCTATTTCGGCCATGGGCCGGAGACCCTTTCACTGTGCGAAGCAGCCCTACTGACGACCATTCCCCGTGGACCGGTCTTTTATGATCCCCTGCGCAATCCTGAACAGGCCCGTGAAGGGCGTAACCGGGTTATGAGGCAACTGGCGGAAAAAGGTGTTTTTCCGGTAAAGGAAATTGAGCGCAATATGAAATTGCCCCTGCCGGATTCAATTCTGCCCGTACCGCTCAAAGCCCCCCACTTCTGCCGTATGGTGCTGGAACGCAACGGACGTATTCCTGATACAGCAACCACCCTTGACTCAAACCTGCAGCAAACGGCACAGGAAGTTCTCAAAACCCATGTGGCCCGGTTGCGCGGGGATGACATTGATAACGCAGCCTGCGTAATCATACATATTCCCAGCCGTGAAATACGTGCATTGGTCGGTTCCGCAGACTTCTTTGAAAAAGGTTTCGGCGGAGCGATCAACCTGACAAATACCAAACGCTCCCCCGGCTCAACCCTCAAGCCTTTCATTTACGGACTGGCCTTTGATCAGGGTAAGCTGGTGCCGGACTCATTTGTATACGACATCCCGGTTGATTACGCAGGATATTCCCCGGAAAATTATGACCGCATCTATCACGGACAAGTAACGGTCCGTCAGGCCCTTGCCAAATCCCTGAACATTCCGGCTGTAAACACTCTGGCAAAAACCGGGATCGTAGAATTTATCGACCTGCTCAAAAAAGGCGGAATAAGTACACTCGACAAGAAACCCATGCAATACGGCCTCCCCATTGCTCTGGGAGGATGCGAAATCAAGCTGACAGAGCTGACCAATCTTTATGCTTCACTGGCTGACGGGGGAAAATTCAAACCGTATACGGTCACACCGGAAGAGAACAACATCAGTGCTCAGATTCTTTCCCCGCAAACCGCTTGGCTGGTCCTTGAAATGCTTTCCTCGGTAACCAGACCGGAAATGAACGAAACATGGATGCTGACCCGCGATATGCCCGAAACAGCATGGAAAACAGGAACGTCCTTCGGACACCGTGATGCATGGGCTGTGGGAATTTCAGGAGATTACGCCATCGGGGTCTGGGTGGGCAACCCGGACGGCAGGCCGCGCAAAGAAATCTCCGGTGCTGTTCATGCCGGGCCGCTGCTTTTCGACCTGCTGCGCATGGCCGCTCCCGGAGGAAAACTGCCCCCGCCACCGGAAGGTTACGGCATAAGTGAGGTGGAGGTCTGCGCCCACAGCCGGCAGTTGCCCGGACCGTTCTGCACCAAACGCACAACCATACGCACTCTTTCCGGCAAGACAAAACTGCATCCCTGCGACGAATGCCGCCAGATCTTTGTTGACGGAAAAAGCGGCTACCGCATTTCCGGTGAATGCCTCGGCAGGAAAGGAATCAAAACAAAAATAATCCGCACCATTCCGGCAAAACTGGCAAGATGGCGGGCGGAAAACAATCTGGAAATCCCGCAACTGCCCCCGCTGGCCCTTGATTGCGGGCTGATCCCATCCGGCACCGCACCGAAAATTATCTCCCCGGCAGCGAATACGCCATACCTGCTGCGCAAGGACACTCCTTTAAAATTCCAGCAGATAGCTCTCAAAGCTGAAGCAGGACCGGATAGCGGAACCCTATACTGGTTTCTTGATGGACGTTTGGTAAGTCAGGGCAAGTCCAATGAAAAACTGTTCACTGAAATAACCGTTGGTAAACACAGGATTTCAGTTAGTGATGAAATCGGGCGAGTGGATGCTGTGGAGTTTGAGGTGCGCTAG
- a CDS encoding SidJ-related pseudokinase yields MRKNEAIAYARGLTPEREFSAAYMDVRNLRSLLQKAPECADDEIVHAVWDMLIEQRYSSQRMSQLLYRECAKTLAAIGHGCPDCSVSHSALQLQIQAASSCKKYAAVEASAGLGVLPFDISLPEPPEPFSGFAPKVKWENLLMNAGVVGEPVFSGRSAVMTAEGENRIFAIKILRRGEDPQGLHLEGRWMERLRSDGGTDGVRFDCPQPYTIGGHVVFRLDCPPKEAPDNLHEELYAMAYHAHSDYFVYPNDDREGCRCSSAEMMEIMGRNAFLLGQLAGRGIVHDAPIPLFHNRVQATRRTDEGVYEWRRFGRLDRWLDSCRYPNFGRSGLRDFEHLQVLKPGRDSFYWAVGSHFMSILLVLGSWFRAQEPQLCGLDANGEPVDARHLFDSVFFGQAVKHCFDKYYHGFTGKEFCNEINLHVPELVQDMINEMGVDRHMFEFMRVVDQELLEDAEFRKYLIKCGMEPEKAYSIEKNKEDIPLTTGPHLGDFNSTISLPEIIEWSAMAAGCCIASRALGDRWG; encoded by the coding sequence TTGAGAAAAAATGAAGCTATAGCCTATGCGCGGGGGCTTACCCCGGAACGGGAATTCAGCGCTGCTTATATGGATGTCCGCAACCTGCGCTCATTGCTCCAGAAGGCCCCGGAATGCGCGGATGATGAAATTGTCCACGCAGTATGGGATATGCTTATTGAACAGCGTTACAGCTCTCAACGTATGTCGCAACTCCTTTACCGGGAATGTGCCAAGACTCTTGCCGCTATCGGTCACGGTTGCCCGGATTGTTCGGTTTCTCATTCCGCTTTGCAATTACAGATTCAGGCCGCTTCCAGTTGCAAAAAATACGCTGCAGTAGAAGCCTCTGCCGGTCTGGGCGTTTTGCCTTTTGATATTTCCTTGCCGGAACCTCCGGAACCGTTTTCCGGTTTTGCACCTAAAGTTAAGTGGGAAAACCTGCTCATGAATGCCGGAGTTGTGGGCGAACCGGTCTTTTCCGGACGCAGCGCGGTCATGACGGCTGAGGGCGAGAACCGGATTTTTGCCATAAAAATTTTGCGCAGAGGCGAAGACCCGCAAGGCTTGCACCTTGAAGGGCGCTGGATGGAACGGCTTCGCTCGGATGGCGGGACCGATGGAGTGCGATTTGATTGTCCGCAGCCTTACACCATCGGTGGACACGTGGTGTTCAGACTGGACTGTCCGCCCAAAGAGGCCCCGGATAATTTGCATGAAGAACTTTATGCCATGGCCTATCACGCCCACAGCGATTATTTTGTCTATCCCAACGATGACCGTGAGGGCTGCCGTTGCTCATCAGCCGAAATGATGGAAATTATGGGGCGTAATGCTTTCCTCTTGGGGCAGCTTGCAGGGCGTGGAATAGTGCATGATGCGCCTATTCCGCTTTTCCATAACCGGGTGCAGGCCACCCGGCGCACTGATGAAGGCGTCTACGAATGGCGCAGGTTCGGAAGGCTGGACCGCTGGCTGGATTCCTGCCGCTATCCCAACTTCGGGCGATCCGGTTTGCGTGATTTTGAGCACTTACAGGTTCTTAAACCGGGCCGCGATTCGTTCTACTGGGCAGTAGGATCTCATTTTATGTCCATTCTGCTGGTGCTGGGCAGTTGGTTCAGGGCGCAGGAACCGCAGCTTTGCGGTCTTGATGCGAACGGTGAACCCGTGGACGCCCGCCATCTGTTTGATTCCGTTTTTTTTGGGCAGGCTGTAAAGCACTGCTTCGATAAATATTACCACGGCTTCACCGGGAAAGAGTTTTGTAATGAAATTAATCTGCATGTCCCGGAATTGGTACAGGACATGATTAATGAAATGGGCGTGGACCGCCATATGTTCGAGTTCATGCGCGTGGTTGATCAGGAATTGCTGGAAGATGCTGAGTTCCGCAAATATCTTATTAAATGCGGCATGGAACCTGAAAAGGCATACTCTATCGAGAAAAACAAGGAAGACATTCCCCTGACCACGGGCCCGCATCTCGGCGACTTCAACAGTACCATATCATTACCTGAAATTATAGAATGGTCGGCAATGGCGGCCGGGTGCTGCATTGCTTCGCGGGCGCTCGGGGATAGGTGGGGCTAG
- a CDS encoding double-cubane-cluster-containing anaerobic reductase, producing the protein MEKASYTEMWEKLNLDIEAHDGLLEVLGKFYGDIYMSQQGRLQGMEYLDFVLSEVHGLRIQELVDAQKEGRKIIGTFCVFVPEELTLAVDAIQVGLCAGADAGTEAAETIVPRNTCALIKSFIGFKMAKICPYTESCDLIIGETTCDGKKKAYEAFGEMAPMYVMEIPQRKEASDRALWKDEVLRYKDKLEELTGKKITAESLKKSIKIVNDKRRALQRLNTLRAAVPTPISGRDVLLINQVSFYDDPVRFTNSINTLCDQIEERIAKNGGIVPEKTPRLMLAGCPMAVPNWKLPYIVESSGAVVVSEESCIGTRNTRDLVDESAETVEEMIDAICERYMKIDCACFTPNEERLDNIKKLAEETKVDGVIHYSLMFCQPYTHETFKVEKALADAEVPMLAIETDYSMEDAEQLKTRVEAFVEMIS; encoded by the coding sequence ATGGAAAAAGCTTCATACACCGAGATGTGGGAAAAACTGAACCTTGATATTGAAGCCCACGATGGGCTTCTGGAAGTTCTGGGAAAATTTTACGGCGATATATACATGAGTCAGCAGGGTCGTCTGCAGGGCATGGAGTACCTTGATTTCGTACTTTCCGAAGTTCACGGACTCCGCATTCAGGAACTGGTTGATGCTCAAAAAGAAGGTCGCAAAATCATCGGAACATTCTGCGTTTTCGTTCCTGAAGAACTGACCCTTGCAGTCGATGCCATTCAAGTCGGTCTCTGTGCCGGGGCCGATGCCGGAACCGAAGCCGCCGAGACTATTGTTCCCCGCAACACCTGTGCACTGATCAAATCTTTCATCGGCTTCAAAATGGCCAAGATCTGTCCCTACACCGAATCCTGCGACCTGATTATCGGTGAGACCACCTGCGACGGAAAAAAGAAAGCTTATGAGGCTTTCGGTGAAATGGCTCCCATGTACGTCATGGAAATTCCGCAGCGCAAAGAAGCATCCGACCGTGCTCTCTGGAAGGATGAAGTACTGCGCTACAAGGATAAACTGGAAGAATTGACAGGAAAGAAAATCACAGCTGAATCCCTTAAAAAAAGTATTAAAATTGTAAATGACAAACGGCGCGCCCTGCAACGTCTGAACACCCTGCGCGCCGCCGTGCCTACCCCCATCTCCGGCCGAGACGTGCTGCTGATCAATCAGGTCAGTTTTTATGATGATCCTGTTCGCTTTACCAACTCAATCAACACCCTCTGCGACCAGATTGAAGAACGCATTGCCAAGAATGGAGGTATCGTCCCTGAGAAAACTCCCCGACTCATGCTCGCCGGATGTCCCATGGCCGTACCTAACTGGAAACTGCCCTACATTGTGGAAAGCTCCGGTGCAGTAGTCGTTTCCGAGGAATCCTGTATCGGGACACGCAACACACGTGATCTGGTAGATGAATCAGCCGAAACAGTGGAAGAAATGATTGACGCAATCTGTGAGCGTTACATGAAAATCGACTGTGCCTGCTTCACTCCTAATGAAGAGCGTTTGGACAACATCAAGAAACTGGCAGAAGAAACCAAGGTTGACGGGGTGATTCACTATTCCCTCATGTTCTGTCAGCCCTACACCCATGAAACTTTCAAGGTCGAAAAAGCTCTGGCCGATGCAGAAGTGCCGATGCTGGCAATCGAAACCGACTACAGCATGGAAGATGCCGAACAGCTCAAGACCCGTGTTGAAGCCTTTGTTGAAATGATTTCTTAA